The genomic window TGTTCTAATAAGGTTTGTCCTTTATACCAGGGCGTATTTTCGGAAGCATCAACTACGTTATCACCTTGTAATGCACTTACCGGAATAAAAGTAACATGTTGTTCTTTATATTCACTTTTGGCAATTAATTTTTCAAAATCAACTTTTATTGCATTGAATTTCTTTTCTGAGAAGTCTACCAAATCCATTTTATTAATGGCAACAATCACATCTTTTACCCTTAATAAATTATTAATAAAGAAGTGACGGTAGGTTTGCTCGATTACTCCTTTTCGGGCATCAACCAGAATAATTGAAGCCTGTGAGGTAGAAGCCCCGGTTACCATATTTCGGGTATATTCAATATGTCCGGGAGTATCTGCAATAATGTAACTTTTTCTTTTAGTCGAAAAGTAAATATGCGCTACATCAATGGTAATACCTTGTTCACGTTCTGCCACTAGTCCGTCAGTGGCTAATGAAAAATCAAGGTAGTCAAAGCCATTGGCTTTACTCCTGGTTTCAATGGCTTCTAATTTATCCGTAGTAAGTGATTTTGTATCGTAAAGGATACGTCCGATCAAGGTACTTTTACCATCATCTACACTTCCTGCTGTTGCTATTTTTAGTACTTCCATTCTTTTGTTAATAGTTGTTAGTTGTTAGTCAATTGTTGCTAACATGACTATAATTTTTCAACCAATCACTTTATTTACTTAACTAATCTTTAAAATTCAATTTTTAGATCGCTGATTTCTGAATACTATCACCTAAAAACTATCAGCTGACAACTAATTAAAAATACCCCTGTTGTTTTCGTTTTTCCATAGCGGCTTCGGATCTTTTATCGTCGATTCTAGCCCCTCTTTCTGAGATTGTTGATTCTCTGATTTCTGCTACTACCTTATCAATGGTAATTGCATCAGATAGTACGGCAGCAGTACAAGACATATCTCCTACCGTTCTAAATCGAACCAGGCGTTCTTCTACCAACTCATCTTTATCTCTAAAAACGACATTATCCTCAGCAGACCAGATCATCCCGTCTCTTACAAAGGTTTTACGCTTGTGTGCAAAGTAGATAGAAGGAATCTCAATATTTTCTTTTTCTATGTAACTCCAAACATCCAATTCTGTCCAGTTACTGATCGGAAACACCCGAACGTTTTGCCCTAAATCTATCTTACCGTTTAAATGATCAAACAATTCCGGACGCTGATTTTTTTCATCCCATTGCCCAAAGTCATCCCGAACTGAAAAAATACGTTCTTTTGCTCTTGCTTTTTCTTCGTCCCGACGAGCCCCACCAATAGCTGCATCAAATTTGAATTCTTCTAATGCATCCAGAAGGGTCGTGGTTTGCAGGCTGTTTCTACTGGCATATCTTCCGGTTTCTTCCATTACTTTCCCCTGGTCAATGGAGTCCTGCACGTTACGAACAATCAATTCTACCCCTAACTCTTTTACCAGGCGATCTCTGAACTCAATAGTTTCCGGAAAGTTATGACCTGTATCTATATGTAATAAAGGAAATGGAATTTTACCCGGATAAAACGCTTTTTGAGCCAATCGCACCAGGGTAATAGAATCTTTTCCACCTGAAAATAATAGAACCGGCTTTTCAAATTGTGCAACCACTTCCCTAAAAATATAAATAGCTTCACTTTCTAAAGGGTTCACCGTTAACTTTCTTGCTTTCACAATTTGCTTTTTATTTCTTTCTAGTACTTCCATTTAATTTTTAAATTAATTACGAGAGAGTAACATCCCCCTACCCTCTCAAAAGGGAAATTACTAACTTGTATGTAATCCGCATTCCCTGTTTCCTAATACTTTGGTTGGGTCAAAATATTTAAATTCATTAGGTAATTTGTTTTCTTTTAAATAAACATCTAAATCCGTATCGCTATAATAGTAAAACGGGCTTACTTTTAACACCCCGTCACTTCCCATACTTAAAATATCTAAAGAATCCCGTAGCGCCGTTTGCCCTTTTCTTAAATTTGTAAACCAGACATCAGGTTTAAAGTCATTCATTGCCCTTTTAAAAGGCTCCAACTTCACCTGTTCTGTAAATATTTTATGCTTTGGATCCTCTATATCCGGAATTCCCATAACCACATCTCTATGAGCCGTAGTTTGTGCAGGAACGTACAGTTTTATATTTAGACCTAGTAGTCCAATAACTTCTTCGGCATGTCGATAGGTATTAGGAGTGTTGTAACCGGAGTCACACCAGATTACCGGAATATCTTTTTTAGCTTGAGAAGTAACTTGTAAAATAGCTGCTTCGTAAGGCCTGAAATTAGTAGTTACTACAGGATTTTTTGCTTTGCTTATTACCCACTGTACAATTTCTAAAGGCGTTTTTTCTTTTAGTTCTTTATTTAAACTTACTATTTCTTCTTTAGTAAAACTCATATTTATTTACCCCATTTAATTTTATTCCAAATTCGCTCGTGAAAAAAGTATAAAATCATCTTAGTTACGAAGTCAACCGAGGCAATAGAAGTAGCCAGAACTAATTCTCCGGTTAATATATATGACACTATTAAAGTATCTAACGTACCAATCACTCGCCAACTGATTGCTTTTGCAATACTACGTATAGGACTTTCTGAAGTTTTATCATCTTCATAAGTGGTTTTGGTCGAAGCTACTTTATCTAAAATCATACAATTGAAAATACACTTTCAAAATCTATTACCCTACCAAAGTAGTAGAGTATGATACAAACATACTTCTTTTTATTTGTATGAGTCCTTTTAAACCCGTAAATCTTACGATTTACAAACACTTTTACGATTTATTCAAAGATTACCCTATTAACTTAGTAGATTAATAAAAACTAACATCTTCTCTTTTAATGTACTATTCTAATTTAACTAATGAAATATATAAGCAACATACCTTTCATCGAAAAAATATGCTTTTTATCTGTTTAATTACTAAATTGATTGTACCTTTGTGTAGTAATAAGCCCCTAATACTATGAGAACATATTACTTTATTTCAATTTTATTAATTTTCTTAGCTTGTAGTGCTTGTCAAAAAGATGAGGATACTTCTATTATAGAAGATCAAATATCCCTATTAGGCACTTGGAAGCTAACAGAACTATCAGTTAAAGACGGAATAATTTCTTCTACTATTCTGGATGAAACCTTTACTATAGGTTATACTTCAAAAGGTAAAGATTTTAATTACGAACTTATAGTTGCAGAAAATCCGAATAAAGTCGAAGGTAAGGGAAGTTATACTTCGGTTACTACTACCACTGCTTTAGGAAAAACAGAAACCTATGAGGAAAAGGTAACTGATTTTATTATAAACGGAAATTGGAAACTTAAGAATAATCAATTACTTATCACTTCTCAAGAACAAACGATTGTCGGTGATATTTTAGAATTTACAGATGACCATATTATCATACAGCAAGTAATAGATGACAGGGTAGAAGATTCCGTTTTAGGTACAGAAGCTATTACCCAAGGGACTCTTACTTATCGCTTGGAACGTTAACATCCGAAAAGAATATATTAGGATTTTAAAATTAGACACCTATATTCCGGTCAAAGCCTGATCCACATCTTTTATTATATCTTCCACATATTCTAAACCTACGGAACAGCGTACCATTCCGTCCGTAATTCCTACGGCTTCTTTATCCTCTGCGGCTAACTTGCTATGAGTAGTAGATGCAGGATGGGTTACAATGGTTCTTGTATCTCCCAGATTTGCTGATAAGGAACACATTTCAATACTATCAAAGAATTTTTTTCCAGCATCTACTCCTCCTTTTACTTCAAAAGCTACAATAGAACCTCCCAACTTCATTTGTTTTTTTGCAACTTCATAACGTGGATGAGATGGCAAAAACGGATATTTTACCCAATTTACTTTAGAATGGATTTCTAAAAATTCGGCTAATTTTAAGGCATTTTCACAATGGCGATCTGCTCTTACTGCAAGGGTTTCTAAGCTTTTTGAAAGCACCCAGGCATTAAAAGGGGACATGGCGGGACCCGTAACACGGGAGAATAAATAAATTTCCCTGATTAAATCTGCTGTACCTACCGTTACACCACCTAATACCCTTCCTTGTCCATCGATTAATTTGGTGGCAGAATGTATTACTAAATCAGCACCAAATTTAATTGGATTTTGTAGGTAAGGCGTTGCAAAACAATTATCCACAACAAATAAGATTCCGTGTTTTTTGGCTACTTTACTTATCTTTTCTAAATCCAATACATCTACCCCCGGGTTTGTTGGGGTTTCCACATAAATCAACTTTGTATTCGGCTGAATGAGTTCTTCCAGTTTCTCTTCTTCGGTTGTAGTAAAATAGGTAGTATTGATATTCCACTTCGGAAAATACTTGGTAAACAACGCATGTGTAGCTCCAAATACAGAACGACAGGATACGATATGATCTCCGGCATTTAATAATGCTGCAAAGGTAGAATATACCGCAGCCATTCCGGTAGCAAAAGCAAACCCGTCTTCTGCGCCTTCTAAGGCACACATTTTAGTAATAAATTCACTGGTGTTTGGGTTGCTATACCTGCTATAAAGGTCTCGTTGCTTTTCTTCGGCAAAAGCAGCCCGCATTTCTTCGGAGTCTTCAAATACAAATCCCGAAGTTAAATAAAGGGGCGTGGAATGTTCTGAAAACTTGGTACGATCTGTCTGAATTCGTACTGCTTCAGTTTCAAAATGCTTATTTTTTTGGTTTTTCATGGGTTCTAGTAAACAACTATATTTTTTAGGATTTAACTATTCTTACGTAAATCCTTAATTTCATCTTTTAAAATAGGAATATCTTTTATAGCAATACTCCATAAAATCGCACTATCAATATTGTCATATTCATGTGCTAAAATATTTCGTAAAGAAATAATTCTTTTAGAATTAGAAATAATAATTTGATCATTTACCGCTAAAAGTTTTTTGAGGGCTTCTCCAATAATTTCTAAAACACGTTCTAATGATCTTACTCCTAAAAAATCTTCCTTAAATAAAGTATAATTATGGGTATATCTTTCCTGAATCTTTTCTACTTCTTGAATTAAAGATTCTAAATCCAGAATATACTTTAGCTCCTTAGGCTGCATATAGTGAAATCATAGTTTCTTCCAATTCTTTTTTAAAAATTTTATTCTTTAAAGAGGATAGTGTGACTACGTCAACAGGTTTTTTTAGAAGTTCTTCCAAATCTTCTATAAAATTAAAATAATAATCAGCCATCTCTACCACCGGAATTTTAAAATCAAAAATCACTGCAAAATCAATATCGCTTTTTTGAGGATTAAATGTTGTATCGCTTAAGGCTGATCCAAAAACATTACACTGTACAACTTTATGTTTTTTACATAGTAATTCAATTTGTTCCTTATTCTGTTTAAGTAGATTAATCATATTCTTTTGATTATTTTAGTTGCAAAAGAAAAACAGACTGCGATATCTTCTCTTTCAAGAAATGGATAACTTTCCAAAACTTCCTCCACTGAATCTCCATTGCTTATAAAATCCAAAATTGTTTCTACTGTAATTCTCAAGCTTCTAATAGTAGGTCTTCCGTTACATAAATCCGCATCCAAAGTGATTCGATCCGACAGATATTCCATAATCCAAGTTTTATACTAAAATACAAAGTTTTAGTGCTATACTTTTTTATTATTAACTACTACCTTATATTCAATTGTTGCCGTAGGTTCTAATGTTTTAGAAACCGAACAATATTTTTCAAAGGATAATTGTGCTGCTCGTTTTGCTTTTTCCGGTTGGATATCCCCTTCTAGAAAAACAGTTACTTCTATAGTTTTAAACGGAGTAGCATCTTCTATTTTTTCCCGAATTCCGTTCACCGATACTTTATAATCCGTAATCTCCTGACGTTGTTTTTTTAATATGGAAATAATATCAATCGAGCTACATCCGGCAACCCCCATTAATACATATTCCATCGGACTGGGTGCCAAGTCATGTCCGCCAACAGCTGCTTTGCTATCAATATAGGATATGTGTCCTCTTTCATTTTTTAATTCAAAATGAAAGTCATTATCAATTCTATTTAATTCTATTTTCATTTTTTTTCCAGCCTCCCTACCCCAAAGGGGGAACTCAATTACTGCTGTTTGTGAGTTATTTAAAATTAATGTGTATATGTATAGCTAAATCAACATAAAATAATAGGATTCTTCATATAAAAAACTTGATTCTCTGTGTTAAAAAGCCTCGTCTTAGCTAAGGCTAAGCCTATGTTTTCGCCTTGATCTTCAACTTTTTTCTTTATAAATCTTCTATGCCATTCTATATTTATTTAGCTATATATGTTTTCGTAATACAATAATATCATTTTCTGATAACTAAGTCGTTTAAATAAATACTATGCAGTTGATAAAAAATTAATTTCTATACAAACTTGCTAGTTCTGCCACTAAGAGCTAGGGAGCCGCAATTCTTAAAATATCCCCAAAAACCCCTCTTGCCGTAACAGCCGCACCCGCTCCTGCACCTTGAATAATAACGGGCTGGTCTCCATAAGATTCGGTATAAATTTCAAAGATAGAATCAGACCCTTTTACCTGACCTAGCGAACCGGTACTAGGAACTGAAACTAATTTTACGTCCAAAATTCCTTTTTCCTGAGATAAATCCCCGTGTAAATCACCTATATATCGTAAAACATGATCTGGTTCTTGTGCTGCTTTTAATTTTTGATAAGTTTTATCTAGTTCTTTTAATTTTCCTAAAAACTGCTGACGATCTCCTTCTCTTAAATTTTCAGGTATCAGGTTATGGATGTTTACATCTTCAAATTCATTTGCCAAATCCAACTCGCGAGCCAATATCAATAGCTTTCTACCTACATCATTTCCACAAAGGTCTTCCCTAGGGTCTGGTTCAGTAAACCCTTGATCAATTGCTTCTTGTAGTACTTCACTAAAGGGTCTATCTTCCGTAGAAAATGTGTTAAAAAGATAACTCAAAGACCCGGAAAATACGCCTTTTATCCTGGTAATATTTTCACCGGATAAATGTAGTAATTTAATAGTATCAATTAGCGGAAGCCCTGCTCCTACATTCGTTTCGTACAAATACTGCTTTTGATTATTACTTAATACCTGACGTAATTCTTTATAAAAGTCAAAGCTTAATGTGTTTGCAATTTTATTTGAAGAAACCAAGTCGAAACCTTTTTCTACTAATTTAACGTAATTATCTGTAAAATCCGTACTTGCCGTATTATCAATAGCAATCAAATTTTCCAGGTGATGTTCCTCTGCAAACTTAATAATATCTTCTACAGTATACGCTTTACCTGAATCTTCCATCTCATTTTTCCAGTTGGTCTCCAAACCTTTAGCATTCGTAATTACTTTCCTGGAATTGGCTACGGCAAAAACCGTAAGATCTATTTTTTTTCGTTTCCGGATGTCTTCCTTGGACTTTAAAATTTGTTTAATCAAGGTACCTCCTACCAGCCCGTGTCCGAAGATAGCAATATTGATTTTTTTATCAATTCCAAAAATCTCTCCGTGAATTACATGCAATGCTTTATTAAGCTGTTCTTTTTTGACAACCAGGCTTATATTTTTTCCGGTCACCGTATTATTAAACAGAATAGGAACTATTTGATTTTTAATTAAGGCATTATAAGGTTTATGAAAAGTACTCAAATCTTGCCCTATGATAGAAATCACAGATACGTTACGCTCGATTGTAATGGTACTTACATCTTTATTGTAAAAATCCGCTTCAAATTCTTCTTCAAGGGCTTGTTTAGCATCTCTAGCCTGACTTGCACTGACCACTAATCCAATCCCTCTTTCTGAAGAACCTTGCGAAATAATACTTACACTCACATTTTTATAAGCCAGTGCTTTAAAAATCCGCGCATCTATTCCAGCTTTGCCTAATAATCCCCGACCTTCTAAATTTAAAAGAGATACATCTTTTAACACAGAAAGCGATTTGATCCCTTTATTATCCGAAGTAGAAGTTATTAAAGTACCTTTTCCTTCTCGATTAAAAGTATTTAGTATTCGCAACGGAATTTCCTTTTCGATCAGAGGAATAATTGTTTTAGCGTGTAAGATTGTTGCCCCAAAATAGGCCAATTCATTAGCTTCGTTAAAAGATAATCGGTCAATCTTCTTTGCATCTGCAATTAAATCCGGATCCGCAGTATAAATACCATCTACATGCGTATAGTTCTGTAATTCTTCTGCATCCAGGTAATTTGCTAATAAAGCTGCGGTATAATTACTACCATTTCTACCTAGCGTAGTGGTTTCACTAAGTTGGTTAGAAGCTATAAAACCGGTAACCACATTGACTGTTGTGCCATTGTATTTTTCAAAATGCCTTCGCACATTTTCTTTAGATATGTTATCGATAGGTTGTGCTTCGCCAAACTGATCGTCCGTAATAATAAGTTCCCTACTATCTGTAAAATGAGCATTAACTCCGATCTCCTTTAGTTTTTCTACCAGTATCTTCCCAGAAATGACTTCTCCCTGGGATAAAATCTGATCTTTAATCTTTTTGCTATAATTACCTAATAGAAAAACCCCTTCGTAGAGTTTATTTAATATGGTAAATTCCTTCTCTACATATTCACGGTTACTGTCTGATACCTGACTTGTTTTAAAAACTTCAAAAGCCTCCTGATAATCATCATGATTTACGGCTTTAGTCAAAATGTTTTCTAATTGATCTGTTGCCTTACCACGGGCAGAAATAACTACCGCCAGTGATTCTCCTTGATCCACTTTATCTTTTATAATACTTATTACCTGCCGTATTCCTTTTTCGCCAGCAAGTGATTTTCCTCCGAATTTTAATATTTTCATATGTCCCTACCTTCCAAAATTATATATAAAAGGCATTTATTTGTAATCATTACTAATTTTTGGTATGTAAATTATTAGTGTCCGGTATAAATTCAAAATCGCTATCGCTTCTAGAACCAAGACTAATTAATGTTATAGGATTATTCACTTTAAAAAATTATTTTTAAAAAAGTAGCCAATAACTATTTTTGAGTTTGGAATCATCTTATTTTACGATGCTCTCTAAACTTTTATTTATTTTAACCAGACATTAATATATTTAATTTAGCAATTCGTTATTGTAACAGTTGAGTTTCTTCATTTTTCTTAAACCTTCATGTGTTTTACTAAAAAAACACCTTGAATTATCATCTAATCTCGTTTTTAAAGATAGGATCTAGTATTTTCTCCAACTGTTCAAATTCAATTAAAAAAGCATCATGCCCATGTACTGATGCTATGATATGATGCGAGACATTATTTTTCACCTTTGTCAATCTATAAAAGGTTTCCGTATCTTCTTTTGCTGTGAAAAATATATCAGAATCCACACTTATTAGATGTATATTTGACCTTATATTTTTCACTACTTCTTCAAAGGTTTCTCCCCTAGAAGTAATATCAATATTTGCCAGTATATGGTTTAAAGTTTTATATGCCGATAAGGTAAATCTCTCTTTTAATTTTTTACCGTGATGCAGTAACCAACTCTCGACATTGTACACCCCCCAGTCTTCGTTAAAACTGCGATTAAATTTGATCTTAAAAGATTCAGGTGATCGGTAAAATAACATAGCATGTAAGCGAGCATCATGTACCGGGTTTTTTGAATTTAAAAGAATCTGTTCTTGTACCAGGCAATTTGCTTTTAACCAGTCAGTAGATTTCCAATCTGCAGCTACAGGTATGAGGTGTTCAATGAGGCTAGGGTTAAGTACGGCCAGTTCCCAGGCAATTCCCCCGCCCACGGACCCTCCTATTGTAGCAAATATTTTTTGAATCTCTAATTGTTTTATCACTTGATTAAAAATTTTTGCTACATCCCGGGCTGTAAAAGACTGGTAATCCTGTATCAGGTTTTCTTCAATGCCGTCATAACCATTTCCGGGTATATTAAAGGCAAGTATTGTATAATCTTTAGTATTGATGCACTTTCCTTCCCCAATAAGCCCCTTCCACCAACCTTGTTCTCCACAAACAGTCGAATTTCCGGTTAGGGCATGATTAACTAAGACTACGGGGGCGGTATATAAATCTTTGCCAAACAATTCGTAGGTTACGACGATTTGATCGAGCTCTTTTCCTTTTATTGTTTTATAGTTTTCTATCGAAACCTTTTGGAGCATAATATGTATCTTCAAAGTTGATGACAACTTTAGCTATCTAAACTTACCGGTATTTACCTTATTATCAAATTACTTCCTGAATTACGCAGTTACCGTAACTTTTTTAAAGGTTGCTTTTAAATCTGCTTTTAAATCTTCAATATTTTCTAAACCTACGGAAAGCCTAATTAAATCCTTAGTTACTCCGGTAGCAGCTTGTTGTTCTTCATTTAACTGTTGATGTGTGGTACTGGAAGGGTGGATAATCAAAGATTTAGAATCTCCAATATTAGCTAGTAACGAAAATAACTTAGATTCGTTCGCAACTGTTTTTGCTGATTCGTATCCCCCTTTTACTCCAAAAGTGATGATTCCACTTTGTCCTTTTGGTAAATATTCTTTAGCTAAAGTATAGTAGGTATCTTCTTTTAAACCCGGATATTTTACCCAGGCAACTTCTTCTTGTTCTTGCAACCATTTTGCTAAAGCCAATGCATTTTCACTATGTTTATACATCCGGATTTCTAAGGTTTCTAGTCCCTGCAAAATCTGAAATGCATTAAACGGACTTAAAGCTGCCCCATGATCTCGTAACCCTTCTACCCTCACTTTGGCAATAAAAGCAGCAGGCCCTAGGGCATCATGATAGACTAGGCCATGATATCCTTTAGAAGGCTCGGTAAATTCTGGAAATTTTCCGTTTGACCAGTCAAAAGTACCAGCATCGATAATAGCACCTCCTAGTGAAGTCCCGTTACCATTAATATATTTAGTCAAAGAATGAATAACAATATTCGCCCCGTATTTAATTGGGTTTAGCAAAGCTGGAGTAGCGACTGTATTATCTACTATAAAGGGTATCTTAATCGCTTTGGCTTCGGCTGAAATTGCTTTTAGGTCCAGTACATCTAACTTTGGGTTACCTAGAGATTCTACAAAGAATACCCGTGTGTTCTCTTGAATGGCATCTTTAAAATTTTGCGGATCGGACGGATCTACGAATGTGGTGGTAATCCCAAACCTGGGTAGGGTAACATTCAATAAATTATAAGTACCTCCGTACAGGCTACTAGAAGCTATGATGTGATCGCCTGTTTTTAATAAAGTGAGTAAAGCCGTATTAATAGCAGCGGTGCCTGAAGCGGTAACTACACAGGCAATTCCTCCTTCTAAGGCAGCTAACCTCTGTTCTAAGATATCATTTGTAGGATTATTAAGTCGGGTATAGATATAACCAGGTTGCGACAAATTAAACAGATTGGCAGCATGGTCAGAATCGTTAAATACATACGAACTGGTCTGATAAATAGGAACGGCTCTTGTTCCCCCGTTTATAGTTACATCATGACCCGCATGTAATGCATTAGTTGCAAATTTTTGTGTACTCATATCTTTTTACTTTTCTCTTCTTCCTGTATCTCCAGGAGGATCATTTAAAATTTAAGGCAGAAACAAAGCATGCCTTTTTCAATCGCTCATACAGAATTCTACATGTACCTTATTAGATACAGATTTATAAAAAATTAAAAAGAAAGGAGTTTAATAAATACCCGGACACAGGTATGAATCATGTGTTATCTATTTCGCAAATGCGAATAGAATGTAGCACCTTCTCTTAAAGAACCTTTAAGTTTTATTAAAAGGGTTGCTAAGGTTTCATTGGGTCTATTCCCTCCACCTTTCTTGATAACGTTTTAAAATGTATAAGAAACTTGATGCGAAATTAATAATTATTTTGAAACTGTCATAGTTTTCTTAAAAAAACCTATTAGGCTTTGCAAAGCTTATGTGAATACTTACATTTGCCTCCTAATTTTGGGAAAGATTTGACTGATTGCAACCCAAAGGATTATGAGATTCAATAACTATTCTAATTTGATAATCCTAAAATGCTAAAACAGTTTAGTACGTCGATGTATTGACTTTCAGGCAGGCACTGTAATCTTCAATTTTCCTTTACAACTTAATAAACATGGCATATTTATTTACTTCAGAAAGTGTTTCTGAAGGACACCCGGATAAAGTTGCAGATCAGATCAGTGATGCATTACTGGATAATTTTCTTGCTTTCGACCCTGAATCCAAAGTGGCTTGTGAAACTTTAGTAACCACCGGACAAGTAGTACTAGCCGGCGAGGTTAAATCTAAAACCTACCTGGACGTGCAACATATTGCTCGGGAAGTTATAAATGAAATCGGATATACAAAAGGTGCTTACCAGTTTAGTGGGGATTCTTGTGGTGTTATTTCTCTAATCCATGAACAGTCTCAGGATATTAATCAAGGAGTAGATCGCGAAACTAAAGAAGAGCAAGGTGCCGGTGACCAGGGAATGATGTTTGGGTATGCTACTAAAGAAACTGCGAATTACATGCCATTAGCTCTTGATATAGCGCATAAAATGTTACAAGAGTTGGCTGCTTTAAGAAGAGAAGGCAAAGAAATTGCTTATTTACGACCGGATGCTAAAAGCCAAGTGACTATTGAATACAGCGATGATAATGTACCTCAAAAAATAGTGGCTATTGTGGTATCTACCCAGCATGATGATTTTGATAGTGATGATGAGGTAATGCTTACTAAAATTAAAGAGGATATTATTTCTATTCTGATCCCCAGGGTAATCGCTAAACTACCAGAACATATTGGCGGATTATTTAATGATGATATTACCTATCATATCAATCCTA from Aquimarina sp. ERC-38 includes these protein-coding regions:
- a CDS encoding O-acetylhomoserine aminocarboxypropyltransferase/cysteine synthase family protein, giving the protein MSTQKFATNALHAGHDVTINGGTRAVPIYQTSSYVFNDSDHAANLFNLSQPGYIYTRLNNPTNDILEQRLAALEGGIACVVTASGTAAINTALLTLLKTGDHIIASSSLYGGTYNLLNVTLPRFGITTTFVDPSDPQNFKDAIQENTRVFFVESLGNPKLDVLDLKAISAEAKAIKIPFIVDNTVATPALLNPIKYGANIVIHSLTKYINGNGTSLGGAIIDAGTFDWSNGKFPEFTEPSKGYHGLVYHDALGPAAFIAKVRVEGLRDHGAALSPFNAFQILQGLETLEIRMYKHSENALALAKWLQEQEEVAWVKYPGLKEDTYYTLAKEYLPKGQSGIITFGVKGGYESAKTVANESKLFSLLANIGDSKSLIIHPSSTTHQQLNEEQQAATGVTKDLIRLSVGLENIEDLKADLKATFKKVTVTA
- the metK gene encoding methionine adenosyltransferase → MAYLFTSESVSEGHPDKVADQISDALLDNFLAFDPESKVACETLVTTGQVVLAGEVKSKTYLDVQHIAREVINEIGYTKGAYQFSGDSCGVISLIHEQSQDINQGVDRETKEEQGAGDQGMMFGYATKETANYMPLALDIAHKMLQELAALRREGKEIAYLRPDAKSQVTIEYSDDNVPQKIVAIVVSTQHDDFDSDDEVMLTKIKEDIISILIPRVIAKLPEHIGGLFNDDITYHINPTGKFVIGGPHGDTGLTGRKIIVDTYGGKGAHGGGAFSGKDPSKVDRSAAYASRHIAKNLVAAGVANEILVQVSYAIGVVEPTSIFVDTYGTSNVDLTDGEIANKVAAIFDMRPAAIESRLKLRNPIYKETAAYGHMGKESKVITKVFESPYSGKVEKEVELFTWEKLDFVDKVKDAFGLD